The nucleotide window ATGACTTCGGCGACGACCATGTTCGGTACCCAGCACATCCACAGTGCGATCATGTAGTTCTCATGCCAGGGTAGACCGGCATAGTCCATGCCGATGATCATGATGCGCAGAGTCGTGCCGGAGAGCGTCTGGCTGAAGCTGCGGATCATCCATTCGCCGTGATGCGTGAAGTCACCCTGCAGCAACCGCAGTAAGCCCATGGCAGTGAAGCAGAAGGTGGTCGTGGCGACACCAACGATGGCCACGACCGCCGCCATGCCTGGTTCCGCGGGAAGCACGACGGCGAATACCCCGCCGGCGAAGGAGCCGATGAGCGCAGCCGCCATGTAGACGACCCCGATCGACTGGTGCACCCGGAACCACCGCAGGCGCAGGGCGGGCACGAACTGGAAGGCACCGACCGCCAGCGCCGTCCCCATGCCGGCCGCATGGAAGTAGAGCAGCGTCCGATGCTCCTTGAACTTGGGCAGCTGCTCGGCAACGAAATCGTTGAAGGACGTCATGTTCAGCATCTCGTAGACGCTGTTCAACGCTTCCATGAGCTGGCCCCTTCTATCTCCGG belongs to Algiphilus sp. and includes:
- a CDS encoding DUF2306 domain-containing protein, coding for GDRRGQLMEALNSVYEMLNMTSFNDFVAEQLPKFKEHRTLLYFHAAGMGTALAVGAFQFVPALRLRWFRVHQSIGVVYMAAALIGSFAGGVFAVVLPAEPGMAAVVAIVGVATTTFCFTAMGLLRLLQGDFTHHGEWMIRSFSQTLSGTTLRIMIIGMDYAGLPWHENYMIALWMCWVPNMVVAEVIIQYRRARRNGEPFLGPSPRAAGVA